A window from Zingiber officinale cultivar Zhangliang chromosome 7A, Zo_v1.1, whole genome shotgun sequence encodes these proteins:
- the LOC122002376 gene encoding probable serine/threonine-protein kinase PBL7 codes for MDCFPCFDSRNRAPLSRDNASDRKREELPMVAPRVEKLSSGNDKMRIRNNLHTEKESLDTKKEPLFVNSAQTFTLRELAAATGNFRSECFLGEGGFGRVYRGRLESTGQLVAVKKLDKNGLQGNREFLVEVLMLSLLHHANLVNLIGYCADGDQRLLVYEYMPLGSLEDHLHDLPPEKEPLNWITRMKIAAGAAKGLEYLHDKASPPVIYRDLKTSNILLDKGFHPKLSDFGLAKLGPVGDQSHVSTRVMGTYGYCAPEYALTGQLTVKSDVYSFGVVLLELITGRKAIDSTKPHAEQNLVSWVRPIFKDRKRLPGLADRKLRGRFPMRGLHQALAVASMCIQEDAAARPIIADVVTAMSYLASQTYDSGAVAANSNRSGSESSSRNTHEEGGIIPTILNNGKPGHMQQMGYEVLPKEAAPMLRHNVDRERALAEARQWGENWREKMQTYYPDAAPTTSDATGAEKSKDINEGVRTPTHFQSGEPRLMQHTNSDSPKETVPILSRNYEDLPKEVAPMLRHNVERERALAEAKQWGESWREKMQTYYPDAAPTTSNAPGAERSKNANEGGRTPTNSQSGERTQHMNSDSHKEAATFLRHNSDRERALAEAKMWGQNWLEKTRAKALTEGGFDAANAIG; via the exons ATGGATTGCTTCCCTTGCTTCGATTCGAGGAATCGGGCGCCGCTCAGCCGGGATAACGCGAGCGATCGCAAGAGGGAGGAGCTGCCCATGGTGGCGCCTCGCGTCGAGAAGTTGTCCTCGG GGAATGATAAGATGAGGATCAGAAACAATTTGCATACAGAGAAGGAATCACTGGACACGAAAAAGGAGCCTCTATTTGTTAATTCGGCACAGACGTTCACCCTTCGAGAGCTTGCCGCTGCGACTGGTAACTTTAGATCCGAGTGTTTCCTCGGAGAAGGAGGATTTGGACGAGTTTACAGAGGACGCCTGGAAAGTACTGGTCAG TTAGTGGCTGTGAAAAAGCTCGACAAGAATGGACTGCAAGGAAATAGGGAGTTCCTAGTGGAAGTACTCATGCTCAGCTTATTGCATCATGCCAACCTTGTGAATCTGATTGGTTATTGTGCTGATGGTGATCAACGCCTCCTTGTGTACGAGTACATGCCTTTGGGATCATTAGAAGATCATTTGCACG ACCTTCCACCTGAGAAGGAGCCACTCAACTGGATTACAAGGATGAAAATTGCAGCAGGTGCCGCTAAGGGATTGGAGTACCTTCATGACAAAGCTAGTCCACCAGTTATCTATAGGGACCTAAAAACCTCTAACATACTACTAGATAAGGGCTTCCACCCCAAACTCTCTGATTTTGGTCTTGCAAAGCTTGGTCCAGTTGGTGATCAATCTCATGTATCAACAAGAGTAATGGGAACCTATGGATATTGTGCTCCTGAATATGCTTTGACTGGGCAATTGACAGTTAAATCTGATGTGTATAGCTTTGGAGTTGTTCTCTTGGAGTTGATTACTGGAAGGAAGGCCATTGACAGTACCAAGCCACATGCTGAGCAAAATCTCGTTTCATGG GTTCGTCCCATCTTCAAAGACAGAAAGAGACTTCCAGGCTTGGCTGATCGAAAGCTAAGGGGTCGGTTTCCTATGCGTGGCCTTCATCAAGCTCTTGCTGTAGCATCCATGTGTATCCAAGAAGATGCTGCTGCCCGCCCTATAATTGCTGATGTTGTCACTGCCATGTCCTACTTGGCATCCCAAACATATGATTCAGGTGCAGTCGCTGCAAATAGCAATAGGTCTGGTAGTGAAAGTAGTAGTAGAAACACACATGAAGAAGGTGGAATAATACCGACCATCCTAAACAATGGAAAGCCTGGCCATATGCAGCAAATGGGTTATGAAGTCCTTCCTAAGGAGGCAGCTCCAATGTTGAGGCACAATGTGGACCGAGAACGAGCTTTAGCTGAGGCAAGGCAGTGGGGTGAGAATTGGCGGGAGAAGATGCAAACTTATTACCCTGATGCAGCTCCCACAACTAGTGATGCAACTGGTGCTGAAAAGAGCAAGGATATAAATGAGGGTGTAAGAACACCAACTCACTTCCAGAGTGGAGAGCCAAGGCTGATGCAACATACCAATTCTGACTCCCCAAAGGAGACAGTCCCCATTTTGAGTCGTAATTATGAAGACCTTCCTAAGGAGGTAGCTCCAATGTTGAGGCATAATGTGGAGCGAGAGCGAGCTTTAGCGGAGGCAAAGCAGTGGGGTGAGAGCTGGCGAGAGAAGATGCAAACATATTACCCTGATGCAGCTCCCACAACTAGCAATGCCCCTGGTGCTGAAAGGAGCAAGAATGCAAATGAGGGTGGAAGAACACCAACCAACTCCCAGAGTGGAGAGCGGACCCAACATATGAATTCCGACTCCCATAAGGAGGCCGCGACCTTTCTGAGGCATAATTCTGACAGAGAACGAGCATTAGCAGAGGCCAAAATGTGGGGGCAGAATTGGCTGGAGAAGACGCGAGCTAAAGCCCTCACAGAGGGAGGTTTTGATGCCGCAAATGCAATCGGATAG
- the LOC122002377 gene encoding mitochondrial import inner membrane translocase subunit TIM8-like, giving the protein MDSSPELQRFLQEEKQKAMIAEMVGKLTSECWDKCITSTPGSKFSSSESTCLANCAQRYLDMTMLIQKKFQSMQQ; this is encoded by the exons ATGGATAGCTCGCCGGAATTGCAGCGTTTCTTGCAG GAAGAGAAGCAGAAAGCAATGATCGCCGAGATGGTAGGAAAACTTACTAGCGAATGTTGGGACAAATGCATCACTAGCACTCCAGGTAGCAAGTTCAGCTCGAGTGAATCAACTTGCCTTGCAAATTGTGCACAACGATACCTGGATATGACTATGCTCATCCAGAAGAAGTTTCAGTCAATGCAACAATAA